ggaagtCCCAAAGAATAGAGAAACTACAGAGAGATGAGAGCTACAAGTGGAAAAAGCTTTCTGCTTCCCCTGAGTTGAGGGGATCTTCAGGATTGTCGAGAAAATATGTGTGTAAGAGATAATCAGGCAAAGTACACAAACCAGGCCTGCGAGACCCCCAATGGTGAAAATTACCAGCTCGTTAATGAAGGGGTCTGTGCAGGACAGACTCAGAAGTGGGTTGATGTCACAGAAGAAGTGTGGGATCTTATGGTCTGCACAAAAGGACAGGCTGTTCATCAAGAGTGTGTGTAGGAGAGAGTGGAGGGCATTCATGATCCAGGATGCAGAAACTAGAAGGACACAGAGCCCAGGGCTCATGACCATGATGTAATGGAGCGGGTGACatatggccacatagcggtcataggccatgacGGCCAAGAGGAATGCCTCCAACATCACAAACAACATGAAAAAATACAGTTGTGATAGACACCCTGCATATGAAATGACATGATTCTGGATCCATATGTTTGCCAGCATCTTGGGAACTGTGGTTGACATGAAGCAGGCATCAGCAAGAGAAAGGTTggccaggaagaagtacatgggcgtGTGGAGGTGAGCATCAGCAATGATGGCCAGAATGATGAGGAGGTTGCCTGCCACTGTGACCAGGTACATGGACAGAAACAGCCCAAAGAGGACTTCTTGTTGTTCTGGTTGCTCAGAAAGCCCCAGGAGGTAAAATTCTGAGATGCTGGTCAGGTTTTCCCACCCCATTTTCCTGTAAACAGAAAGTTGGGTTAATAGAATGAAATTGGTAAGCCTTGTTTTGTTAACTCTGAAAATTATGCAGTATTCCAATGTTAATCTTCTAGTGTGAGATGGAATCATATGAAATAGCCAATATTTCACTGCTTAGGACCTACAAAAATGGCAGTTTCATATAGTTCAATTGAGTATTTGTAAATA
This region of Mustela lutreola isolate mMusLut2 chromosome 15, mMusLut2.pri, whole genome shotgun sequence genomic DNA includes:
- the LOC131816327 gene encoding olfactory receptor 1G1 yields the protein MIPSHTRRLTLEYCIIFRVNKTRLTNFILLTQLSVYRKMGWENLTSISEFYLLGLSEQPEQQEVLFGLFLSMYLVTVAGNLLIILAIIADAHLHTPMYFFLANLSLADACFMSTTVPKMLANIWIQNHVISYAGCLSQLYFFMLFVMLEAFLLAVMAYDRYVAICHPLHYIMVMSPGLCVLLVSASWIMNALHSLLHTLLMNSLSFCADHKIPHFFCDINPLLSLSCTDPFINELVIFTIGGLAGLVCVLCLIISYTHIFSTILKIPSTQGKQKAFSTCSSHLSVVSLFFGTSFCVYFSPPSTRSAQKGTVASVMYTVVTPVLNPFIYSLRNRDIKSSLRKLIWVKKIHSPL